A portion of the Bacillus sp. es.034 genome contains these proteins:
- a CDS encoding TlpA disulfide reductase family protein, with product MKLREPMPELSGATEWLNGEVTKKDLTGDKPTLIHFWSISCHLCKEAMPQVNEFRDRYSDKLNVMAVHMPRSEEDLNLDEIKKVAAEHDITQPIFVDSEHKLTDAFENQYVPAYYVFDKDGNLRHFQAGGSGMKMLEKRVNRVLDEMEKSE from the coding sequence ATGAAACTGCGTGAACCTATGCCGGAGCTTTCCGGCGCTACTGAATGGTTGAATGGAGAAGTGACAAAGAAGGATCTCACCGGAGATAAACCGACTCTTATCCACTTCTGGTCGATTTCTTGTCATCTCTGTAAAGAAGCCATGCCCCAAGTCAATGAATTCCGTGACCGGTACAGTGATAAACTGAACGTAATGGCTGTTCATATGCCTCGCTCAGAGGAAGATTTAAATCTGGATGAAATCAAAAAGGTGGCTGCGGAGCATGATATCACTCAACCGATCTTTGTGGACAGTGAGCATAAGCTGACAGATGCATTTGAAAATCAATACGTCCCTGCTTATTATGTATTTGATAAAGACGGGAATCTCCGTCACTTCCAGGCAGGAGGGAGCGGTATGAAGATGCTTGAAAAGCGTGTGAACCGTGTTCTGGATGAAATGGAAAAAAGCGAATAG
- a CDS encoding peroxiredoxin, whose product MAERMVGKQAPRFEMDAVMPNKEFGKVSLEENMKNDKWTVLFFYPMDFTFVCPTEITAMSDRYDEFEDLDAEIIGVSTDTIHTHLAWINTDRNANGIGELNYPLAADTNHSVSREYGVLIEEEGVALRGLYIINPEGELQYQAVFHNNIGRDVEETLRVLQALQTGGLCPANWKPGQKTL is encoded by the coding sequence ATGGCAGAACGCATGGTTGGTAAACAGGCTCCACGTTTTGAAATGGACGCTGTAATGCCAAACAAAGAATTCGGTAAAGTTTCTTTAGAGGAAAACATGAAAAACGATAAGTGGACAGTATTGTTCTTCTATCCAATGGACTTCACATTTGTATGTCCGACGGAAATCACAGCAATGTCAGACCGTTACGATGAGTTTGAAGACTTAGATGCAGAAATCATTGGTGTCTCTACAGACACTATCCATACCCATTTAGCATGGATCAACACTGATCGCAATGCAAATGGAATCGGCGAACTGAACTATCCACTTGCGGCAGATACAAACCATTCCGTATCCCGTGAATACGGTGTTCTGATTGAAGAAGAAGGTGTGGCTCTTCGTGGCCTTTACATCATCAACCCTGAAGGGGAGCTTCAGTACCAGGCTGTATTCCATAACAATATCGGCCGTGACGTTGAAGAAACCTTGCGTGTACTTCAAGCGCTTCAAACCGGCGGACTTTGCCCGGCGAACTGGAAGCCAGGTCAAAAAACTTTATAA
- a CDS encoding mechanosensitive ion channel family protein: MDYIFGLTALSDRLSNFNWGGLLVTIGIGALQILAIWIAFIIVKGAANKVIERIFDKYRKRNDVSDGRAQTLQALSKNIIGYILIFVFFVTIMQIFGIQVTAILAGAGIIGLAVGFGAQGLVSDVVTGFFILLEKQVDVGDYVTTGSFSGIVEEVGLRTTHIRGFDGTLNYVPNREITSVSNHSRGNMRALVDIGISYDDDIDKAMVVLQQVCDTIAQDDDNIVDGPNVLGVQTLGASDVVLRVLCKTKNMEQWGVERKLRKALKEALDQNGIEIPYPHQVYIEKKED, from the coding sequence TTGGATTACATATTTGGTTTAACTGCGTTAAGTGATCGACTATCCAATTTTAATTGGGGCGGTCTATTAGTGACAATTGGAATAGGTGCACTGCAAATTTTGGCGATTTGGATCGCTTTTATTATTGTAAAAGGTGCGGCGAACAAAGTGATCGAAAGGATTTTTGACAAATATCGAAAGAGAAATGATGTATCAGATGGTCGCGCACAGACACTGCAGGCTCTTTCAAAAAACATTATCGGCTATATCCTGATTTTCGTTTTCTTTGTGACGATCATGCAAATATTCGGTATCCAGGTAACGGCTATCCTTGCTGGAGCCGGGATTATCGGCTTGGCCGTCGGGTTCGGTGCGCAAGGATTGGTAAGTGACGTCGTTACAGGGTTCTTCATTCTACTTGAGAAGCAAGTTGACGTAGGTGATTATGTAACGACTGGAAGCTTCTCAGGAATTGTGGAGGAGGTTGGATTACGGACGACACATATTCGCGGATTCGATGGGACTCTTAACTACGTACCGAACAGGGAAATCACGAGTGTCAGCAATCACTCACGTGGAAACATGAGGGCACTTGTCGATATCGGTATTTCATATGATGATGACATCGATAAGGCAATGGTCGTACTTCAACAGGTATGTGATACTATTGCACAAGATGATGATAACATTGTCGATGGTCCGAATGTGCTCGGTGTGCAGACTCTTGGTGCCTCTGATGTGGTTCTCAGGGTGTTATGCAAAACAAAGAATATGGAGCAATGGGGAGTGGAACGAAAGCTTCGTAAAGCATTAAAAGAAGCCCTCGATCAAAATGGAATCGAAATCCCTTATCCTCACCAGGTTTATATCGAGAAAAAAGAAGACTGA
- a CDS encoding ABC transporter permease: MKQLLINPMLNKEFKLRFRSFKAFIGMLCYLIAVGIVVIGFIYMQTRFSNTGYFRPEESRVMFMILSFLQLALVLFITPGLTGGVISGEREKQTLSMLLTTEQSSMSIILSKLVSSVSYLLLLVISSLPLYSFVFLFGGVSPSDLLTVFGYSLFLVFTFGSIGVFYSTVIRKTIVSMVTTYATVLFLVGGTLFLFMLSMAIGSGPYQNQTTPVPYLIAMFNPAIVIMGHFEPMAIDEIYSRSGITFPLWISFLMIYSILAVISLSLSIMKLRPSMKVKSTNKG; encoded by the coding sequence ATGAAACAATTACTCATCAATCCCATGTTGAATAAAGAATTCAAGCTTCGCTTCCGATCATTTAAAGCCTTCATCGGAATGTTATGCTACTTGATTGCCGTAGGGATCGTGGTGATCGGCTTCATTTATATGCAAACCAGATTTTCCAATACGGGCTATTTTCGTCCGGAAGAGAGCAGGGTCATGTTTATGATTCTCTCATTCTTGCAGCTTGCCCTCGTATTATTCATCACCCCTGGCTTAACGGGAGGCGTCATCAGCGGTGAAAGAGAGAAACAGACGTTAAGCATGTTGTTGACGACAGAACAAAGCTCCATGAGTATCATCCTGAGCAAGCTCGTTTCATCCGTTTCTTATTTGTTATTACTTGTGATATCAAGCCTGCCCTTATACAGCTTTGTTTTCTTATTCGGAGGCGTATCCCCTTCCGATTTACTCACTGTGTTTGGATACAGTTTATTTCTCGTCTTTACATTTGGTTCGATCGGCGTGTTTTATTCAACGGTCATAAGGAAAACGATTGTGTCCATGGTCACGACCTATGCGACGGTTCTGTTTCTGGTAGGGGGGACGTTGTTTCTCTTTATGCTTTCCATGGCAATCGGTAGCGGCCCATATCAGAATCAGACCACTCCGGTTCCTTATCTCATCGCCATGTTCAATCCTGCGATTGTCATCATGGGGCATTTTGAACCGATGGCGATCGATGAAATTTATTCACGCAGCGGGATCACATTTCCGTTGTGGATCTCATTCCTGATGATCTATTCTATACTTGCAGTGATTTCCCTGTCCTTAAGCATTATGAAGCTGAGACCGAGCATGAAGGTGAAGAGCACAAATAAAGGGTGA
- a CDS encoding ABC transporter ATP-binding protein: MIKIHNLSKRYGSFLALDDLNLSIGKGTVFGFVGQNGAGKSTTFSILATLLAPTSGTATVNGFNISEEPKLVRRQIGYMPDFFGVYDQLKAEEYLDFYGASYKIPADQRKKLIPQLLELVNLTHKKDSYVDLLSRGMKQRLCLARCLIHDPEVLILDEPASGLDPRARIEMREILKELKKMGKTILISSHILPELAEICDEIGVIDNGRLVAHGSVSDIQFQLQADKLIVVKVRGLVESAVAFFEDDPFVSKIEVNEGDRTLQFLYKGDETGQTELLKKAILNDIPILSFKETETNLEDVFMEITKGVTLS, translated from the coding sequence ATGATCAAAATTCACAACTTATCCAAACGTTATGGGTCATTTCTGGCTCTGGACGATCTGAATTTATCCATTGGAAAAGGGACCGTATTTGGGTTTGTCGGTCAGAACGGGGCAGGGAAGTCCACGACGTTTTCCATACTGGCGACTCTATTGGCTCCTACGAGTGGAACGGCCACGGTGAATGGATTCAATATTAGCGAAGAGCCTAAATTGGTCCGCAGACAAATCGGCTATATGCCCGATTTCTTCGGAGTGTATGATCAATTGAAAGCGGAAGAGTATCTTGATTTCTATGGTGCAAGCTATAAAATCCCGGCTGACCAGAGAAAAAAGCTCATTCCTCAGCTTTTGGAATTGGTGAACCTTACTCATAAGAAAGATTCCTATGTGGACCTGTTGTCGAGGGGAATGAAGCAGCGATTATGTTTAGCCAGGTGCCTCATACATGATCCGGAGGTACTCATACTGGATGAACCGGCTTCGGGACTGGATCCGAGGGCACGGATCGAAATGAGGGAAATACTGAAGGAATTGAAGAAAATGGGTAAAACGATCTTGATCTCGTCCCATATTCTACCTGAGCTCGCAGAAATATGTGATGAGATCGGGGTCATCGATAATGGAAGGCTTGTGGCCCATGGTTCTGTATCGGATATCCAATTTCAACTTCAGGCAGATAAGCTGATCGTGGTAAAGGTGAGGGGATTAGTAGAAAGTGCCGTTGCATTTTTTGAAGATGATCCCTTTGTCTCGAAGATCGAAGTGAATGAAGGGGACAGAACGCTTCAATTCCTCTATAAAGGGGATGAGACCGGGCAAACAGAATTACTCAAAAAAGCCATTCTGAATGACATTCCCATATTGAGTTTCAAAGAAACAGAGACAAACCTAGAGGATGTCTTTATGGAAATCACGAAAGGAGTGACCCTTTCATGA
- a CDS encoding N-acetyldiaminopimelate deacetylase: protein MSTVDFKSIRRDLHQIPELGFQEFKTQAYLLNYISTLPADRLEIKTWKTGLFVKVHGTRPTRMIGYRGDIDGLPIQEETELEFPSSHEGRMHACGHDFHMTIELGILTHFVHHPIEDDLLFIFQPAEEGPGGAEPMLQSEIMKEWKPDCIFALHIAPEYEVGTVAVKEGLLFANTSELFIDFKGKGGHAAYPHHTKDMIVAASSFVTQMQSIVSRNVDPLDSAVITVGKMESGTVQNIIAETARLEGTIRTLSPQSMQSVKERLEALIEGMRISYDCEIEVSYGSMYRQVFNDPTWTNHFMSFLRETDRDLVICKEAMTGEDFGYMLEAIPGFMFWLGVDSPFGLHHSKLNPNEDAIDFAIELLTDYIGSLK, encoded by the coding sequence ATGTCAACAGTAGACTTTAAGTCGATCAGGAGAGATCTTCATCAAATTCCTGAACTTGGGTTTCAAGAGTTTAAAACTCAAGCATACTTACTGAATTATATCAGCACTCTCCCGGCTGACCGATTAGAGATCAAGACTTGGAAAACGGGCCTTTTTGTCAAGGTTCACGGCACCAGGCCAACGAGGATGATCGGGTACCGCGGGGACATTGATGGCCTGCCGATCCAGGAAGAAACGGAGCTTGAATTCCCTTCTTCACATGAAGGGAGGATGCATGCCTGCGGACATGATTTTCACATGACGATCGAGTTGGGGATTCTCACACATTTTGTTCACCATCCAATCGAAGATGACCTTCTCTTCATTTTCCAACCGGCAGAGGAAGGACCGGGCGGGGCTGAGCCAATGCTCCAAAGTGAAATCATGAAGGAATGGAAGCCGGATTGCATATTTGCCCTGCACATTGCCCCGGAATATGAAGTGGGGACGGTTGCCGTTAAAGAGGGGCTTCTGTTTGCGAATACGTCTGAACTCTTCATAGACTTTAAAGGTAAGGGTGGACATGCTGCCTACCCCCATCATACAAAGGATATGATTGTCGCGGCTTCCTCCTTTGTCACTCAAATGCAGTCGATCGTATCCAGGAATGTTGATCCATTAGACAGTGCAGTCATCACAGTCGGAAAAATGGAAAGTGGTACGGTCCAGAATATCATTGCAGAAACGGCACGATTGGAAGGGACAATCCGTACCCTGTCACCTCAGTCGATGCAGAGTGTGAAAGAGCGGCTGGAAGCATTGATCGAAGGAATGAGAATCAGTTATGACTGTGAAATTGAAGTGAGTTATGGCAGCATGTACCGGCAGGTGTTTAACGATCCCACATGGACTAACCATTTTATGTCTTTCCTGCGGGAAACTGACCGGGATCTTGTCATCTGCAAAGAAGCGATGACTGGGGAAGACTTTGGGTATATGCTTGAGGCAATACCCGGTTTTATGTTCTGGCTCGGTGTCGACTCCCCATTCGGACTTCATCATTCTAAATTAAACCCGAACGAAGATGCCATTGACTTTGCTATCGAACTTCTTACGGATTATATCGGTTCATTAAAATAA
- the dapD gene encoding 2,3,4,5-tetrahydropyridine-2,6-dicarboxylate N-acetyltransferase codes for MNMMDANEIISFIQNSTKSTPVKVYVKGDLDGINFGSAQTFLQGASGVVFGEWSELSAILEENKDKIEDYVVENDRRNSAIPLLDLKDVKARIEPGAVIRDQVEIGDNAVIMMGAMINIGSVVGPGTMIDMNVVLGGRATVGKNCHIGAGAVLAGVIEPPSAKPVVIEDDVVIGANAVVLEGVTVGKGAVVAAGAIVVDDVAPYTVVAGTPAKKLKDIDDKTKSKTEIKQELRQL; via the coding sequence ATGAACATGATGGATGCAAACGAAATTATTTCTTTTATTCAAAATAGTACTAAATCGACTCCAGTAAAGGTTTATGTAAAAGGGGATCTGGATGGGATCAACTTCGGTTCTGCCCAAACGTTCCTTCAAGGGGCGTCAGGTGTGGTTTTCGGAGAGTGGAGCGAGCTTTCTGCTATTCTTGAAGAGAATAAAGATAAAATCGAAGACTATGTAGTGGAAAATGATCGCAGGAATTCTGCGATTCCACTTTTGGACCTTAAAGACGTGAAAGCCCGTATCGAACCGGGTGCCGTTATTCGCGACCAGGTCGAAATCGGTGACAATGCGGTCATCATGATGGGTGCAATGATCAATATAGGTTCTGTAGTAGGGCCAGGAACGATGATCGATATGAATGTTGTACTGGGTGGACGTGCAACGGTAGGAAAGAATTGTCATATCGGGGCAGGTGCGGTGCTTGCAGGAGTCATTGAACCGCCATCTGCTAAGCCCGTGGTTATTGAAGACGATGTTGTCATTGGTGCCAATGCCGTTGTCTTAGAAGGTGTAACGGTTGGAAAAGGGGCTGTTGTGGCAGCCGGAGCGATTGTCGTGGATGATGTGGCTCCATACACGGTTGTGGCCGGTACCCCTGCGAAGAAATTGAAAGATATCGATGACAAAACAAAATCAAAGACAGAAATCAAACAAGAATTACGTCAACTATAA
- a CDS encoding LysR family transcriptional regulator, giving the protein MAFSEYQLLHVLAQEMNMRKAAERLFVSQPALSQRLQTIEKEWGTKLFIRSQKGLSLTPAGELVVKLADEMLQKEESVRERIQALESEVHGTLKIACASIVGQNWLPKVLKRFVETYPHAKISLMTGWSSEILKAIYEDEVHIGIIRGTPDWKGPKHHLFQDTLYLVDREIQSIDEVMKTDRPFIQFKSDSNYYQEIQDWWHRQFQTTPKRTIVVDQIETCKQMTLNGIGYAILPAITLDGMEENIYKIPLIDEHDSLIHRDTWLLGYESAFQLRQVEAFLEVVNEFIHENS; this is encoded by the coding sequence ATGGCATTTTCGGAATATCAGCTGCTCCATGTACTTGCCCAGGAAATGAATATGAGGAAAGCTGCTGAACGGTTATTTGTATCACAGCCTGCATTGTCCCAGAGACTCCAGACGATTGAAAAGGAATGGGGGACGAAATTATTTATCCGTTCCCAAAAAGGCCTTTCACTGACTCCGGCCGGAGAACTTGTCGTGAAGCTTGCAGATGAGATGTTGCAGAAGGAAGAGAGTGTGAGGGAGCGGATACAGGCCCTTGAGTCTGAGGTGCACGGAACGTTGAAGATCGCCTGTGCCTCGATCGTAGGGCAAAATTGGCTTCCGAAGGTTCTTAAACGCTTCGTGGAGACCTATCCACATGCCAAGATTTCTTTGATGACCGGATGGAGCAGTGAAATTCTTAAAGCCATTTATGAAGACGAAGTGCACATCGGGATCATCCGGGGCACTCCGGATTGGAAAGGGCCGAAACACCATTTATTTCAGGATACACTGTACTTGGTGGATAGAGAGATCCAGTCCATCGATGAAGTCATGAAAACGGATCGTCCCTTTATCCAGTTTAAAAGTGATTCGAATTATTATCAGGAAATTCAAGATTGGTGGCATCGTCAATTCCAGACCACCCCTAAGCGGACAATCGTGGTGGACCAAATTGAAACATGTAAGCAGATGACTTTAAACGGGATCGGCTACGCTATACTGCCAGCCATTACGTTGGACGGCATGGAAGAAAATATTTATAAAATCCCCCTCATCGATGAGCACGATTCACTCATCCACCGTGATACATGGTTACTTGGTTACGAGTCAGCCTTTCAATTACGACAGGTGGAAGCATTTCTCGAAGTTGTAAACGAATTCATCCATGAAAACTCATAG
- a CDS encoding sulfite exporter TauE/SafE family protein yields the protein MEVILFFTGLIVALIGTLAGSGGLIGMPVMLLLGLPIHTAIATAKFSNIISSFSSFIYLVRDRKITWKESLPILPIALAGGLSGAFLSDKIPPSLLEWMAFFFLLFALVLSLLKGFKPKERTKKHYRVYGLLYVISTYDGLFGPGQATMLMYTHLFHGLSYIKSVALTRFQTFVSCLGAFTVYFQNGHVEWGVAVPFALGALIGAQLAVRLASRLSMKHLRILLNILTFILILQLGKNLFF from the coding sequence ATGGAAGTAATATTATTTTTCACAGGTTTGATTGTAGCACTTATCGGGACGCTTGCCGGAAGCGGAGGCCTGATCGGTATGCCAGTCATGCTCCTATTGGGGTTACCCATTCATACCGCGATTGCAACGGCTAAATTTTCGAATATTATCAGTTCATTTTCGAGTTTCATTTACCTGGTGCGGGATCGGAAAATCACATGGAAAGAATCTTTGCCCATCCTTCCCATAGCACTCGCCGGGGGGCTGTCGGGGGCCTTTCTGTCGGATAAAATACCCCCTTCCCTCCTTGAATGGATGGCTTTCTTCTTCCTTCTCTTTGCCCTGGTATTAAGCCTACTGAAGGGATTCAAGCCAAAGGAAAGGACAAAGAAACATTACAGGGTCTACGGGCTTCTGTATGTTATCAGTACGTACGACGGATTGTTCGGACCAGGGCAAGCTACGATGCTCATGTATACACATTTGTTTCATGGACTGTCTTATATAAAATCAGTGGCCCTTACCCGTTTTCAAACCTTTGTCAGTTGTTTAGGGGCATTTACAGTCTATTTTCAAAATGGTCACGTCGAATGGGGTGTAGCCGTTCCGTTTGCACTGGGGGCACTGATAGGAGCTCAGTTGGCAGTAAGGCTGGCATCTAGACTTTCTATGAAACACCTCAGGATACTTCTAAACATTTTGACATTCATTCTGATCCTGCAGCTCGGCAAGAATCTGTTCTTTTAA
- the cbpB gene encoding cyclic-di-AMP-binding protein CbpB, which yields MISLSSKELLETNIKDFIIPSEKVAHVQVGNSLEHALLLLTKSGYSAIPVLDPTFRFQGLISSSLITDSILGLERFEFEKLEAKKVEEVMTSDFPIISLQADFKKALELLVDHPFLCVVSDDGYFEGIMTRRVVLKQLQRQLFKRD from the coding sequence ATGATTTCATTGAGTAGCAAGGAGTTATTAGAAACGAATATTAAGGATTTCATTATTCCTTCTGAGAAGGTGGCTCATGTTCAAGTGGGGAACTCCCTGGAACATGCGTTACTATTACTCACAAAGAGCGGTTACTCAGCCATCCCTGTCCTTGATCCAACATTCCGTTTTCAGGGGTTGATCAGTTCAAGTTTAATTACCGATTCGATTCTCGGGCTCGAACGTTTTGAGTTTGAAAAACTTGAAGCGAAAAAGGTAGAGGAGGTCATGACGTCAGATTTTCCGATAATCTCTTTACAAGCAGATTTCAAGAAGGCTTTGGAATTATTGGTCGACCACCCATTCTTATGCGTGGTGTCCGACGATGGCTACTTTGAAGGAATCATGACAAGAAGAGTTGTATTAAAGCAACTTCAACGACAGCTGTTTAAAAGGGATTGA
- a CDS encoding DUF1797 family protein: MSQLLGIIQRLKSLQEQGEQGETQQRFFEYNGKKICEVKYLPKQDTFEIEVMNEKGNSFPFDNIDITAIEIFELLQEAQQD; this comes from the coding sequence ATGTCTCAGCTTCTTGGAATTATACAAAGATTAAAATCATTACAAGAACAAGGTGAACAAGGGGAAACTCAACAACGATTCTTTGAATACAATGGTAAGAAAATCTGTGAGGTTAAGTACCTTCCCAAACAGGATACATTCGAAATTGAAGTCATGAATGAAAAAGGAAACAGCTTTCCTTTTGATAACATAGACATTACAGCCATTGAAATTTTCGAACTTCTACAGGAAGCCCAACAAGATTAA
- a CDS encoding MBL fold metallo-hydrolase, translating into MSIYRIDSRISLVDLMDLSLNERTGSYIINEETLTIIETSASPSIPHLKKGLSKLNINLEDIQYIILTHIHLDHAGGAGLFLKECPNARIIVHPKGRRHLIDPTRLISGARAVYGEKFDELFDPIVPIPEERILVMEHEEKLSLSDTCTLTFYHTPGHANHHLSIFDSASNGMFTGDTCGIQYTIGSKRFYFPSTSPNQFDPEKMKSSIHLYRSLHLDRLYFGHYGVSEEVSLALSEVEKWLDLFMKKSEEQYSSHVTMEENVRTITSALIDLTGRELVQKGIDPKNPIFSLLELDMNVSAMGIVDYFIKQKGDRSS; encoded by the coding sequence ATGAGTATTTACCGTATAGATTCCCGAATATCATTAGTTGACCTAATGGATTTATCCTTAAATGAACGCACAGGCAGTTATATCATTAACGAAGAGACGCTGACCATAATTGAAACATCCGCCAGCCCTTCAATCCCTCATCTAAAAAAAGGTCTCTCTAAGTTAAACATTAATCTTGAAGATATTCAATACATAATTTTAACCCATATCCATCTTGATCATGCGGGAGGAGCAGGTCTTTTTCTAAAAGAGTGTCCTAACGCGAGGATCATCGTCCACCCGAAAGGAAGGCGTCATCTTATTGATCCCACGCGTTTGATTTCGGGAGCGAGAGCGGTTTATGGTGAAAAATTCGATGAACTATTTGACCCGATTGTACCGATTCCCGAAGAGAGGATCCTCGTGATGGAACATGAAGAAAAACTGAGTCTCAGTGATACGTGTACGCTGACTTTTTATCATACCCCTGGACATGCCAATCATCATCTCAGTATCTTTGATTCCGCTTCAAACGGGATGTTCACCGGCGATACATGCGGAATTCAATACACCATAGGATCGAAGCGGTTTTATTTCCCTTCCACCTCTCCCAATCAATTTGATCCTGAAAAAATGAAGAGCTCCATTCACCTGTATAGAAGTCTTCATCTCGACCGGTTGTATTTTGGCCATTACGGGGTAAGCGAGGAAGTATCCTTAGCCCTTTCAGAAGTAGAAAAGTGGCTGGATCTTTTTATGAAAAAGAGTGAGGAACAGTATTCTTCACATGTTACAATGGAGGAGAATGTAAGGACCATCACTTCAGCACTGATTGACCTGACAGGAAGGGAATTGGTGCAAAAAGGGATCGATCCAAAGAACCCTATTTTCTCATTGTTGGAGTTGGATATGAACGTTTCTGCAATGGGAATCGTAGATTATTTCATAAAACAAAAAGGAGACCGTTCATCATGA
- a CDS encoding glutaredoxin family protein — protein sequence MKEVIVYSQPECPPCEVVKMFLKEHHVNYKEINIKNDEQARNYLINQLKSYSTPTVTIDSEVISGFNLEALSAALNK from the coding sequence ATGAAGGAAGTCATAGTATATTCACAACCCGAATGCCCACCCTGCGAAGTGGTCAAAATGTTCTTGAAAGAACATCATGTGAACTATAAAGAAATCAACATAAAAAATGACGAGCAAGCAAGAAATTATCTTATCAATCAATTGAAGTCTTACTCCACTCCCACCGTCACCATTGATTCGGAAGTCATTTCAGGCTTCAACCTGGAAGCCCTGTCTGCTGCCTTAAACAAATAA
- a CDS encoding DUF3993 domain-containing protein, producing MEKKKLSLLFFILVLVTAACGQASQTQASTFTKENALAFVKEAFQTQVSLSEKPQSKKQIEEKLSKYLTQSLTSSFMSENVYEVDGGYITFGSDFASHYVPYFHYDDTTRAQYIDGEWYVWEERTEEEEGPVSSTNGIEAVVLSEEEGTWKVSSITYELPESVQPSH from the coding sequence ATGGAGAAGAAAAAATTATCGCTATTATTTTTCATTTTAGTCCTCGTAACAGCAGCTTGTGGACAAGCAAGCCAAACACAGGCATCCACGTTCACGAAGGAAAATGCCTTAGCCTTTGTGAAGGAAGCTTTTCAAACTCAAGTATCCTTAAGTGAAAAGCCACAATCGAAGAAACAAATTGAGGAGAAACTGTCTAAGTATCTTACACAAAGTCTTACATCAAGTTTTATGAGTGAAAACGTCTATGAGGTAGACGGTGGGTACATCACTTTCGGCTCTGATTTTGCCTCGCACTATGTACCATATTTCCATTATGATGATACCACGAGAGCACAATACATAGATGGGGAATGGTATGTCTGGGAAGAAAGAACAGAAGAGGAGGAGGGGCCTGTTTCCAGCACAAACGGCATTGAAGCTGTGGTGTTGAGTGAAGAAGAAGGAACATGGAAGGTTTCCTCGATCACATATGAATTACCGGAATCCGTTCAACCATCACACTAA